A stretch of DNA from Alphaproteobacteria bacterium:
AGCCCATCGATTCCGCATCGCGCATAAACGGCTCGTAGGGCATCAGGAATGCCGCCGCGAAATAGTTGGCGAGCTCGACGTGACAGCGCGCCAAACTCGTTCCGGCGGTGATTTTGCGGCCGCTGGTCAGCTTGTTGAGCAGATCCCGCAGCTCGACCAGGCACAGCACATGGGCGATCTGGAAGACCACGTTGGAGAAGTCAAGCGCTTCGGACAGATAGATGACCCGGTTTTCCCTGTCATAGACGCGCAGCGCTTGCGTCATCTCCTCGGTGGCGCGGCGCTGAATGCGAATGCCGTGCGTGTTGAGAAGCCGCGCCTTCAAGGCGGCATAGGTGTCGTCGGGTTCGCAGGCTTCCGTCGCGCGCAGTGCTTCGGCGGCGATTTCGAGATCGTGGAAGTAGTTCAAATTGTCTCGGAAGAAGTCGTGCACCGCCGCTTCGGCGGAGCTCGCGAGCAGGCGATCGGCGGTCACATTCGTGCCCTGGCGCATCAGGCGCTCAAGGGCGTTGCGATGAATGCCGTAGAGATGGAGGAACTGCTCGACCAATCGCGGCGCATGATCGATGGCGGCGCGCAGCTCGGTGAGGTCCGGCGTATAGGCCGAGAACATGGGGTCCTTGATGACGCTGCGTAGCTCGGCAAGCAGGTTCGAGGTCTTGTCGGCGACCATGTCCCGCCATTCGACGCCGTAATTGTCCGCGAGCGACATGAGAACGCGCAGCGATAGACTTCGCTCGTTATTCTCGAGCAGGTTCACGTAGCCAGCACTGACGCCCAGCACCCTAGCCATCTCGGCTTGGGTCTGGCGGCGCTCGCGGCGGAGCTGCCGAAGCTGTGGTCCCACGAAGGTTTTGGTCATCGCCGAACACTACAAAGTTACAGTTTCTGCTACTTTGTATGGAAACATACAACACATAAACCTGAAAAGAAAGGAGTTCCTCGACCCCGCGTGTTAGGTCCGAGCCAGAACATGCGGCAAACCGCTTGGGGCAGGAAACGGTCCATCACGGAGGTCTCAAATGACCCTGAAGGTTTTGATCCTTGGCGCATCATACGGGTCCTTGTTCGGCACCAAAGTCCTCATGGCGGGTCATGACGTGACGCTGGTCTGTCGCCGGGCCACCGCCGAGTTGATCAATATGCGTGGCACCGAAGTTCGCCTCCAGCTTAAGGGCGAGACCGCTCGCCGCCGCATCCGCTCGGCTGACCTTCCCGGCTACCTCGATGCCAAAGATCCGGAGACGGTCGAGCTTCCGGACTACGACCTCGTGGTGCTGGCGATGCAGGAGCCGCAGTACCTGCACCACACCGTACGTCACCTTCTAAATGAGATCGGCGAGGCGCGCGTGCCATGCCTGTCGCTCATGAACATGCCGCCGCTACCGTATCTCAAGCGTATCGCTGGCATCGATGCCGGCGCCGCGGAGGCCGCCTATTCGGACGCGCGCGTATGGGATCGCTTCGATCCGCACCTCATGACGCTGTGTTCGCCCGATCCCCAAGCGGCGCGATTGGCCGACGAACCAGCCAATGTGCTCGCGGTCAATCTACCCACCAACTTCAAGGCGGCGATCTTTCCGTCCACGAAACACAACGAGATCCTACGCCAGCTCGAGCGGGACATCGACGCCATTACCCTCGACGGCCAGGACGTACCGGTGAAATTGCGCGTGCATGACTCGCTGTTCGTACCATTCGCCAAGTGGCCGATGTTGCTCACGGGCAATTATCGCTGCGTCACCGCAGGGGAGCCGATTTCGATCCGCGAGGCCGTGCAATCCGATCTCGCTCTCTCCTCCGAAATCTATTCCGTCGTCGAGTCGATCGTGCACCACCTCGGCCGCGGCACCGATAGCCTCGTCCCGTTTGAGAAATACGTTGCTGCAACCGATAAGCTCATCGCGCCGTCTTCGGTCGCGCGCGCGATCGCGGGCGGCGCGGCTGCGGTCGAGCGCGTCGACAGGCTCGTGCAGATCATCGGCCGTCATTGCGGCATCGCGCATCCGGCCATCGACCGCACGGTTGCATTCGTCGATGCCGCGCTCGCGCGCACAAAGGTTTCTGCCGCCTAAAGGAGGCGGTCAACGCTCAAAATAATCCAAGGGAGGTTCAAATGCCAGGATTCAAGGGCCTTTCCGTACCCGGCCCCACCAACATGCCGTTCCACATCCGCCAGGCCATGGACGTTGCGCTGGAAGATCACCGCGCCCCTGATTTTCCGAAATTCACGGTGCCGCTGTTTACCGATTTGAAGGAGATCTTTCAGACCAAGAACGGCCAGGTCTTCATTTTCCCGGGCTCGGGCACCGGCGGCTGGGAATCGGCCATCGCCAATACACTGTCGCCCGGCGACAAAGTGCTGGCTTCCGTGTTTGGCCAGTTCTCGCTGCTGTGGGTCGATCTCTGCCAGCGCTTTGGCCTCGACGTCGACGCCATCGACGTCGAATGGGGCAAGGGCGTGCCTCTCGATCAGTACCGGGGGCGGCTGGCCGCGGACAAGCAGCATAAGATCAAGGCCGTGCTCGTCACGCACAACGAGACGGCGACGGGCGTCACGTCCGACGTCGCCGGCGTGCGCAAGATTCTCGACGAGCTCAATCATCCGGCCATGCTGTTT
This window harbors:
- a CDS encoding aminotransferase class V-fold PLP-dependent enzyme, which codes for MPGFKGLSVPGPTNMPFHIRQAMDVALEDHRAPDFPKFTVPLFTDLKEIFQTKNGQVFIFPGSGTGGWESAIANTLSPGDKVLASVFGQFSLLWVDLCQRFGLDVDAIDVEWGKGVPLDQYRGRLAADKQHKIKAVLVTHNETATGVTSDVAGVRKILDELNHPAMLFADGVSSVASIDFRMDEWGVDIAVAGSQKGFMLPTGLAIVCVSQKALKAGETAKLPRCFFDYRDMIK
- a CDS encoding ImmA/IrrE family metallo-endopeptidase; the encoded protein is MTKTFVGPQLRQLRRERRQTQAEMARVLGVSAGYVNLLENNERSLSLRVLMSLADNYGVEWRDMVADKTSNLLAELRSVIKDPMFSAYTPDLTELRAAIDHAPRLVEQFLHLYGIHRNALERLMRQGTNVTADRLLASSAEAAVHDFFRDNLNYFHDLEIAAEALRATEACEPDDTYAALKARLLNTHGIRIQRRATEEMTQALRVYDRENRVIYLSEALDFSNVVFQIAHVLCLVELRDLLNKLTSGRKITAGTSLARCHVELANYFAAAFLMPYEPFMRDAESMG